The window GAATCTTCCTCACTGTAAAAGTTTTTGTGCCAGCTCCCCGATTGGGGAGTGTTCCTAGTCAAGACTAGATGACTCCATGGTTTTAACGACCCTCGTTCGCTCAAGGTCCCGAGCCAAGCCCTGATCGATGATACATGGATGGAGGGGTGTCCGTCTACAAGCTAGTAGTGACGTCTGCGACAACATTATGTTACTAATTACTGTGAATTAAATAGTGCTATTAGGAGCAGCCCGCGCTGTTGCAGTTGGAAAAAAAATCGTATCTTTGTCCGAACTTATTCCGCCAATTGCTGCCCTCAGATCATCACGATGAAGTCTAACAAAAAGCGCCAGTCGGCTGATCAGTCAACTCTTGGGGGACCGCCCGGTCCTAACGGGCGTGGCCAGCTCCCCATGTTGCAGTTCCCGGACAAGATGCGTTATAACATCCTCTCTGTCTTCGGAGAGTTCGTGGGCACTTTCATgttcctgttcttctccttcgctgGAACCCAGGTGTCCAATACACCCAAGCCTAAGGATGGATCTCTACCCAACACATCGAATCTGCTGTACTCCGCCTTGGTTTTTGGCTTCTCGTTGACGGTCAACGTTTGGGCATTTTTCCGTGTCACGGGCGGGCTCTTCAACCCAGCGGTATGAAATGAAAGATTATAGTATTTATAAACCTCCAGCTAATATTATCAGGTCACACTCGCACTCTGTGTGACTGGCGGAATGCCCCCCCTTCGCGGCCTCTTTGTGTTCCCAGCGCAACTTCTCGGTGGCATTGCCGCTGCGGGTGTAGTGAGCTGCCTGTTTCCAGGAGGAGCCAACTTCAGTACTCGACTTGGTGGCGGTGCCTCGATCTCGCAGGGTCTGTTCATTGAAATGTTCCTGACTGCACAGCTGGTTtttgtcatcatcatgctGGCTGTGGTCAAGCACAAGTCGACCTATCTGGCTCCCGTGGGAATTGGTCTCGCCTTTTTCGTATGCGAGATGGTCGGTAAGTTATCATATATTTTGCAGAGTGAACCACTTCTTGACAACCAATTCCAGGTGACTACTACACTGGTGGCTCCCTGAACCCGGCACGTTCCTTGGGCCCCGATGTCATCAACCGCTCGTTTCCGGGATATCATTGGATCTACTGGGTCGGTCCTCTGCTTGGCTCCCTTCTTGCCTCGGGATTCTACGGATTGCTTGTACTTGTCCGTTGGCAAAACATCAATCCTGGTCAGGATAGAGACGAATCGGAAGTCATGGAAAGGAAGGAGTCGATGATTCCTTCCGAGCACACTGTCACCGATCAGGGTTACGGTCAGGACCAGCGCCAATTTTACACTGATGCCCATGCCCCCCACTCGAATGATAGCAATGCTGTCAATGGTGCGGAAGTGCGCCGCGATTTGGCTCCCGAGGAGCAGGTTTAAACCTGCATAGCTCCTTCGCCCCCAAAGACAGTGTCAATCATTCTCAAAATGAAGATCTGACACAGCTTTTGAGTTGACCTGGATGTTGAAAAAGGTGGATGGCTCTATATACACGGTAGAGTGGAGATATACGGGGAGGTCGAGGTTGTAACTGGTTAGGACATTACTTATGAAGAACGGCTCGTGCAGGCCCAGAACTTATTATTTGTCCATATAATATCAATATTCGTTAATCTTTGTATATTTATGAGTTCCAAATATCGATAAGATTGTTCTTTAAGTGCCATTGTAGCCATGTCATGTTTTTTATTCCACGGCCAAACAGGAATACTCTCCGACACAACGCCTGGATAGTGCCAATGCCTCACTATACTCCTCGAAGATGATTTCTAGACACGACTGACCACTGATACGGACCAGAGTACATATAGTGCAAGTCTGGGACAACTAGGGCCCATATCGGAGAGAACGACTCGGAGGCAAATTTAAATTGTACATTCTGCTTACTTCCGAAGCCGAGAAACGCCTTCAAGGTGATTGTACAAAAATCACGCCCTGGTACGCGCAGGGGCTGCGGGGGAAACCACTCCTTCCCAGCAGGACACGTGCAACAACGCATGGGTAGATGCACGTCAGCTCTTATCTTTGTTCTTCCATTGGAAAGATCTCTCAGATGATCTGTCCACCGCCGTTCCTACTTGAGTGTACACAACCACAGGCACGGCCCCGTGTTACCATCCCGTGAATGACGACTCCAACTTTCAAATTAGTGTCCATATGGAATATACTCGTGATTTTCTGAGATGAGATAAAAGATCTTGGCTTGGGACAGGCATTTCAAAAGTTGACGGATTTGTGCATGGACAAGTTGTTTAATTGTACAATCaaactatatatatatacagCTCTCAAAATCCCGTGGGTAATATATAAACACCATCCCCTCTCTTAGGGGGAGCTATGACAAAAAGCGTATGAACACACAGTCAAGGAAAGTCGTAAAGTTATAACAATGATATCGAGGTCCGAGATCGAAGAAATTAGGAATCTCGGAAATGTTCAGGGAGAAGACGATCACAGACACCCTTTACAGGGCAGCCATGATACCGAGCATACCGGCCATACCAGCAACAGCGGCACCGACGGCAGTAGGGCGGGCAACGGCACCGTTGGTGGTTCCGGATGGGCTGCCAGTTccggaggcggagggggtcATGGATCCCTTGGTGGCCCCAGTAGTGGTGGGCccggtagtggtggtggtttcggAAGTGGTGGCATCGGTAGCGGTGGTCTCACCGTTGGAGTTGGTCAAGGTGGCCTGGCTGATGGCAGTGGACCACTTGTGCGCGATCTCCGAGCCGGCGGACTGGAGGTCTGTAACACCTGCGCTGTAGGCGCTCTCGGCGGCGGTAGCAATCTCGGCAGCTTCGCCGGTCAGGGTCTTGATGGCATTCTCGCCGCCAGTCTTGACCTCCTCCCAGATCGAGGTAGCCTCGGCGGGAATGTCAGAGATGTCGTTGATGCCCTTCGAGACACCGACGCCGGCCTCGGAGAGGATCGAATTGATGTTAGGAATGTCGGGGTTAGGGTTGGCCATGGCTGCGGTGGCCAGGAGAAGGGCAGAGGAGACCAGAGTGAACTTCATTTTGCTGGTGGGTTGGTAGAAATAGGTAAACTTTGGGAGGTTGAAAAGAGTAGTCTCGGGTAGGATTAATTGATCGGTATGAAATTCACATAGTCCGGGGGAGAGATGGCCCCCTTATGTATGTGCGGCGCGGATCCGGTAGAAAGGCAATTCTCCCCTGAGTATTCATAGTAACGGGGCTTAGTTCACTTCTCCCAGGATGCCAAGCAAATAAAGGCATCTGGTGGCTGTGGCGACATCATTTCAGCCCTGTCAAAGTGCTGCGAAAATGGAGATCAGCGGCTTGGTGCCGGAAGGGGATGGATACAAGGCTTCGCCCGAGAGCGCCAGGTCCGCTCCATAATCCTGGGAAGCCAATCGTCATTTCATCGGGGCCCACCAAGCAACACGACTGACAGTCCAGTCGTGGTTCTCACGTTGGGACCATTCGTCCGTGTTctgggagaaagaaaattAAGCTATTGGTGGCAAGTGTCCCTGCATGCAGTGTGTGTGCACAGCCATCTTGATGATTATTATGGGCTCCGATTTTAGAAACATGGCAGGCATCGCCGTTAACTCTGCTGCCTTCTGGAAGCGTCGGAAGCCCCGGCAGTCACCGTCACAGGCACAGGGCCCTTGGTGCCTAAGAATCGGAATCCACTGGGCAGGTCACCCCACAGATCAACTGTCGGAGAGCTGTCTCAGTGGGCGTTGGGTTGGATGCGGATGGGTCGGCCTATGCGAGATTTCCCGAATACCGGGTGGACCTGTGGCTTGGTCGGTAACAAGCCTCTTCGGGCGGGCTTGACCCTGAAATAGCATGTTTAGCGTGGCTTCATGACGGCGGTGGAAGCCAAGCGCCGTTGCACGTTGATGACGTTGGAGTAGTCGCTAATTACAATATTATTGACCTGCTCAATGTGAAACGAGGATGATTGAATCCTCGGAGTAagattgatgcctgaggGAT of the Penicillium psychrofluorescens genome assembly, chromosome: 1 genome contains:
- a CDS encoding uncharacterized protein (ID:PFLUO_000925-T1.cds;~source:funannotate), whose product is MKSNKKRQSADQSTLGGPPGPNGRGQLPMLQFPDKMRYNILSVFGEFVGTFMFLFFSFAGTQVSNTPKPKDGSLPNTSNLLYSALVFGFSLTVNVWAFFRVTGGLFNPAVTLALCVTGGMPPLRGLFVFPAQLLGGIAAAGVVSCLFPGGANFSTRLGGGASISQGLFIEMFLTAQLVFVIIMLAVVKHKSTYLAPVGIGLAFFVCEMVGDYYTGGSLNPARSLGPDVINRSFPGYHWIYWVGPLLGSLLASGFYGLLVLVRWQNINPGQDRDESEVMERKESMIPSEHTVTDQGYGQDQRQFYTDAHAPHSNDSNAVNGAEVRRDLAPEEQV
- a CDS encoding uncharacterized protein (ID:PFLUO_000926-T1.cds;~source:funannotate): MKFTLVSSALLLATAAMANPNPDIPNINSILSEAGVGVSKGINDISDIPAEATSIWEEVKTGGENAIKTLTGEAAEIATAAESAYSAGVTDLQSAGSEIAHKWSTAISQATLTNSNGETTATDATTSETTTTTGPTTTGATKGSMTPSASGTGSPSGTTNGAVARPTAVGAAVAGMAGMLGIMAAL